The Rhododendron vialii isolate Sample 1 chromosome 1a, ASM3025357v1 region AGCCAATGGGCTGTGGTGAGGCTAGTGAGGTGGTACGTCACCCGTTATATACTAAGGAGAACCGGATATGTGATTCCATTTATGTGGAACGTGTTATATGCGTGGTTGGTGTTTTACGTGGTGGCTGATGTGGTGCAGTTTATTTTAGTATTGATATTGTACATgttattatgtctcacacactctTGGGGTCCTTTGGACTCCAGCTTGTAGGTTGGTTAGCGGGCCAGGTGCCGGTGACGCGAGCTTGTCTGAGTTGCTCCGAGAGTGGGttgttatttatttactttAGAAATAGTTGTAAATTGTAAAGTTTCTGGAATAAAAGACAGATTGTGGTCTTTTTAATATCGTGGTGCTTGAGGATTCGGGTTGTGACACAAAAcaacaactaattaattaatccaGACTAGAGGGGCTAAACCGCCACCTCATCTCAACAGCAAGTTATGCCACTATCTCGGCTAatcaatgcaatcaaataaagCTAACTACACTAACTAAGAACAAATTCAATATTTAACTTGGTTTCATTACACCTCAGGTTATGGTATGAAGaccggttagaggtatccaccaagctAAATATGAGCTACCAACACATAAACTATTAAACTACTAGACGAAAGCAGGATACTTACAGCGGTTTGTcaaacctccaagaaagccataataagataATCCCGGGCAACGGcaccaaaaatgcttcgttcgtCAATATATCATAATATGATCACCCCAAGCATAGGGTAAACACGTCATTTGAAgtataataatccggaagaccgggatcgtacccaagggaaaaattaatacggtttggttggatttgtagatgtaagcaaggtttttggcttttagacaatcaactttgttttactttgcggtggaaataaaaaggctaaattaaaagcgaataaactaggAAAAAGACAGGCTAGGTGTAGGAGAttctaacactcacgactcaagtcaaattacatttctcacccaattacgcggtttaagatactcaattaaGGTTCTTAATTCGAAAGACAAATGGTtcaattaccaagctagcttTAGAATTCATTTAGCAAATGCCTTGTGCGATaaagctctaagcatcatgtgtggcaagTAGTCAACGACcttgcctacacatgatcaagaaGGTTAACACCTCGTGctatttgacaaacaaacctgAACTACACATCGATTTTCAAACCAAAGATTTAAACTTTATgatgagaaaaataaatttaactcAAGCCATGAGGTGTTAATCACTCCATGATCTAAtcttgaaaaactactcactcatatctagagagataaaagcaagcaaaaatcaaCTTAACACATTGAAAAGTAacacttgaaataaactagataATATGATAGATTGGAAGAtaagctacaactttaatgaaagcaaaaataaaaaaaaactaaattactTAAGGTAGAAAattaaagattcaaagctgaaaaatgaagaacaattcaaaaagcaagTAAATCTATTCTAAATCTAAAAATGGGTACATTTCTGGCCAAATCGTGCAAAGGTAACATAACGGGGTATTTATACCGCCTTTGTTTTGCGCACAGAATATCCCAAAGATGCTCTAAAGATTTTGCTCCGAAGGCCCTCGGTACTGATACCTAAGAAAATGTGGTACCGATACCGAGCTCATTAACTGTTGCCTCTAAGCTCCTCGGTACCGATACATCTTTTTccttggtatcggtaccgaagCCTTTAGCTCCAACTTCAGCTTCATAGCTCCCAGCAGCTTACACAGTATCCAACAATTttcacagcatcttattttcattccctATATACTTAAATAAAGAttacattttaaacatttcttttaccttttctttacttcaaattatataatgaaaataaggaagtaccccccatttggaaacaatagcattaccagaattttgagatttcaatccaatcaaaatattGATCCCaagcttttagtgtaaaacagaaaatagcaCACTTTGCTATAGaagaaatggctcaaaacatgaccttgctcttcgaataaaaccttgcaaatttgaagttactcttagaaaaatccAAGGATCAATTACAACCATTTTTTATCTTAGAAATCaatacttttttgaaaagtcatTTTTCTATACTTAGACAAATTTTCAAGGGCCGACTgggtcttcattggttcctcgggtacttggacgcactcgggTCATATATGACGTCAAAACATGCCTTATTTACATGATTTACctgaaaatactaaaaacatACATTACGTGCAAAAGCAgataaaaataactaaattaacaaTGAAATCAAATTAAACTAGAGACTTAGCGCACCCTCATAGGCaatatcgggtgcttatcacctATTAGATTAGATTCGTTGCACCTTTCACCTTGGGGTGGAGcaagaaattttgttttctgGGGCCAAAAGTTAGATTCACATGTTAGATacttttcatttacaaatccaaagaataactaaattaagaggTTGATTATAAAATAGATATACACTTATAAAATGTATTTCTGCTTTATAATTAATTGGTCCCAAAGACTAGATATATTTTGAAAACGATGCATGACTAGTTTAGTCCCAGTGATTACCTGGTATACGTGGGACAAAAAACAGTAAATAAATGGGGACCAAAATAGATGGGTAGAGTGATCTTGTACACTTACATTAAGCTAGGAggacaaaaatgagaaagacaaaaaagacTATTCCAAGATGTGTGTAGTCTTTGGATCAAAGACAAGCATGCCCTACGTCAATGGGAATATGAAAGGCTTACCATCAACATCGACCAAGACAATGGGCAGAACCATCCAATGACCAAGACTTAGCATTTAACTCAGTGGAACCCATGATGACTTCGATAGgatgtcttttttatttttttctaaaatgtaTAATGGGGCTGGGTttcttaccaaatttttttttttgggtcaaacttTAGAGATACTTTCATTGATATGAAAAACATATATCGCGAATGGCAGAACGGGTAGCCACCTCCAAGGAGAGAGGAAAACAACTATAAAAGAGGCCTAAACTCACAAACGAATTGAACATTCAGGACAAGACTTGTTTTTGACCTCGAAAAGCCATCAAGATGACGtagaaaacccaccaaaacaACATACACAAGGAGTGAGAGAAAGTCCCATGCAGGGGAagaaaaccaaccaaaaaaaaaaaacacagtaaacaaaaattaaagcaaaacCTACGAGCAAATAACAGATCTACACCCGGCTCTAAGTTCAGCCGCCTAAAAACGCCGATCAAGACCCTCACTGCTGCCATGTCGAGGGCGGCCGAGAGACAGCAAAGACCACGAAACGGAACCTTGATCAGCACAGCAACCACACCACACcgtacaacaacaacaacaccaACACCAACTACTATCTCCTTCCCAAGAAACGCGACTACGTTTGGTTTGAGTTTAGTGATTCAATCCTTTCTTTTTGCACACAGTccttaattattactttctcaattctaattttttagtcatttttagagtccgtgccacttttcaattaattaagaTTGAAGATATTTAATGTATTCggagacgtttaagtgttatagtgCACTAACCAAGCCCTGCTTGAGgtctttttttggcaaaatccaAATAATCTCTTTTGACGTAATACAAATTAgatcattcgtaccaagaatgaagttaaccgcCTATGGATGGACACTTGATCTaacaacaaaattctttttatttaagaatttgCGTGTTGATAGACAGCTTTCCTTAACCCgattgagccaaaaatttacgaAAATTCTTATgattaaagaaggaaaaaaaaatgaacggtttagatcgggAAAGGTTGCATCGTGATCAATGTCCATCggaacaaatatttcctttcttgaaatttgtgtaaacgggaaaaaaaaagttgatattcgccgaccaaatgtaattttagtcggcaaatattacctattccctactaaattatttagtcgggaaatgtttttcatttgttgattttgtaaattagaaaaaaaaattgatattcgctgacaaaatgtaattttagtcggcaaatattactattccctattaaattatttagtcggaaaatgtttttcatttattgttttttcaaaTTAGGGGAAAATttatatttgccgactaaatttattttttggtcggtaaacattattatttcccgactaaataattttagtcggtGACTGTCCAACAATGGGcgactaaatttattttagtcgggaattttAGTTGACaatggtgtaatttcttgtagtgtattgTAGAGCTTGTTTAAGAGagcattaaaaaaatatttatcttttATCGAACATCGATATATAGTATATAGTTATGTTAAcggcaaaaaatattttaaaaataagacTTGTTTCAATACATGTCCATATCGATGATTAATTTGGAATTACGTCAATATTAATCCCAATTCAAAATGCAGATCGAgtactacaaaacaaaaccacacacCCACCTTTACATCTTGCGTCTAAAGTGGCCTTATTTGGATGGGCATTAATTTCTCTCGATGCTTATAAATGCATTTATGTGGGTTGCGGATCATTTGTGATTAATGGAGGAGGCCATGAGTAGTGAACAATCTGCACAGAGTGAGCTGGTAGGAGGATTAGCGATATCCCAACTAGTCGGAAGAGAAGATCATGACCGTGATCGTGGTGGTGCTGAAGAAACTGGCCTGAAAAGGAGGTTGTGGGTCGAAACAAAGAAGCTGTGGCACCTAGTTGGTCCAACCATCCTCAGCCGCATTTGCACTGCAACGTTTGCCGTCGTCACCCAAGCCTTTGCTGGCCACCTTGGCGATGTCGAGCTTGCTTCCATCTCCATCGTCAACACCGTTATTCTTGGCTTCTGTTTCGGACTCgtggtattttttatttaacacACTCATTAACATTAGCTAGCGTACGTgaaacacacatatatatacacacacaatacATGACTACTTGATCCAATTAGCTAGGCAGCATAAAGAAGGTTGCTAAGTGTTGTTTCCCCCCTCCCTTTGATAGCCATATGTTAGTGGGTTGCTAGCTTTTTCtcccttatcttttcttggaggCAAGTGCAGAGCCCAGGGTTGTAGATACCGTAAAAGGCGgagattttaaaagaatttttccctcaattaaacaaaatttaattaaggAAATGCAAAAAGTAAAGAAAGTTTCTATAGGGTGCAACATTCCACCACTTCGCCTAGCAGCACCGACGCTTGTATTGCTCTCCCACAACCCGGTTTTCCCGGTTTAGGCCAAACTCCTTGTCTATGAATAGAAACTTTTTGGAAATCTCGCCACGTTCTATCCAGTAGAAGATGAACATCCGCAAATAATGCGGAAAATACGGAAAATTCTTTGTTACAATTCATAATAGATTGGGTACGTGATCATTTTTTCGAATCTTAAATTAAATAAGTGAAATAGAGAAAGCTTTCTCGGTACGTCCCGTTTTAGCACAAATCCAGTACCTTTGACCTCCATTTCCGTTTCGTCCAACTTTTCGGCTGATCTCGAACAATTCCGGCAGATCGGGAGAATCTTGGCCGAGATGACAATACCGCTGATTTCGTCCGGCAAATTTCACCGCCTAATCTCTGCTATTTTACTTCCCAAACTGAGCCTCAACGACACTTGTACGCACTGGTGTAGCCCCAAATCCTTGAGATCTGCGTATCCGGCGAACATCATCAAGTCTCTGGCGACCTCGTGTACTCTCCGGTGACCTCGTCTCGTCTCCATCTTCAGATCGTAGTCGCTGGAAAACTTCCAACATCACCGTGTATGGAGGTCAATGTTCCACTGTGCATTTTGTGAGAAGTTAATGCTAGAGAAGAGGAAAGTAAGAGAGGAGAAAGACAGTCAAAGGGAGCCTGGCAACCGTGCAAAATTTGGACGGCTGTGATCTTCTTGAATAAAGGATGGTCGATTATAATGAGCGtgatatctatataatatgacagaGAGGTTTTTGAATCCCTAAAATTCTTTCTATATTTTGGATCCTACGATCggtacacattttttctacGGTTGAGGTCTACAGGTAGATGGCTAATGATATATTTAAAAAGGATGGTACAAATATTAAATGGTCTTTTTAATTACCCGAAATCACAGAAGGATTGaaataatatatttgaaaaatatgttGACATTTATAGTGCAAATAAgatcaaatgtttctttttttctttttaatcataaaGATCAATTAGTGCAATCATACCATCTTATACCTTCTATAATACCTTGGTTCCAAATCGAAAATTTGGAAATAAGATTAATCTTTGCTACTTCaaagatttaaattttgattatacttTCTATTTAGAAGGTCCCCGTTTTTTCGGGTAGTTTGTCACAGGCATACATTTGTTTTCCAACTTTTGAAAGACCATTTTCGATAGTGAAGTAAGTTTGATTTCTTGAATTCAAGAGATTCAAACAGCGAAggattttttcagttctcacGCAAGtctgatttttttcttgaacgattaatttttactcatattaggtttcttttgccgaaaattgagagtttcttgaatgattttttcagttctcatgcaagggattcaaacatcgAAGGATTTTTTTTAGTTCTCATGCAAGGTTCGATTTTTTCCTTGAAtgatttttactcatattgggtttctttcgCCAAAATTAAATTGGGAGAAAAATATGAGTGTGAGATAATAGTTTTGTTTTAAACAACCTTGGgtctttgttgttttcttctaccttcttcttactttctaaaatttgtagggaaaatcagcaaaaatatatttagtgaAATTCTGCATCGATCTTAAATTCGAGGTActactaatgttttttttttttttttgattggagggtttttttttaatctttgttttggTATGTCAGTTTTCTTCGCAATCGTGGCACAAGATATATCCACTTTATACTCCATCTGAACCATCCCCATATCATATAGAAGTTCTGtgttttttctgattttctctACCTTATATTTCtaccaaaaaatttcattatgggttggttatttctacttattttgTTTGATTCCGGGTAGTTGTTGTTTGAGCTATTGTTATTCATGGCTATTTTGAGCATGCATTCCCCTACCCCCAATTCTGCTTTGAAAAGGAAGTTTTTTTCTTAGTCTGTTATGAATCCGACtggttttttgaaaaacgaTTGAGCtaaccgaaccaaaccattCCAAGCACACACCGAACTGAACCTTCACTTTCACAGAACAGTCGGTGCAGATGCATGAGTTTCAAAAACCGACTTGAACGGTTTGGTGCGAAAAGTGGGGAAAAAACCCGACCAGTTCCGAACCGATTTTATCGCAAGTCGTAAGACATGGGTTTTGTTGGGCTTGCGAAGACTTAGTTTTGGACATAGATCGTCTACCCAAATAATTTCCACACAGATATGTATTGAGATTggaaatctttcatttttcaatgtCTATTGCCTCTATATATGGGAGGAATTTTGGAGCCTAGGATTGGTATACATTTTTTCAATGGCTAAGATCTACGGACAGTATAACTAGTGACCTATTTGGAAATAATTGTACAAATATTTATCACACTTCTAATTTCCCGAAATCACGGAGAACATTCAAATGATATATTTGGAAACGAGTTTATAACTTCTATATGCAGATTTATACCTTCTATAATGCCACAAACGTGGTCTAGGATAATCCGAAACATGGTCtactttccattttgcattTGAAGAGTTACGAGTTATGAATTGACAGATTTAAAGATTTCGGCCTTCTATTCATACTTtcctttttgcatttgtttataCCTTCCATAAGGAATTATTGTCGAGATTTTGGGATAAGAATTAAAGGAAACCTCTTATTGTTTGTCTTCTGCTTGATTTCAACCTCTGATTTTGAACCATAAGACCATTGCAGACATTATCGAGACACAAATGGTGAGGGTTCCAGGTCCAGACACAATTGCACTCCTCGGATTTCAAACTTTTGAAGTTGGACCATTTTCAGAATTTGAATACACGTTACACACAATAATTCTTTTAGTCGTGTTAAAAAacgtgttgtgccgtgcctgAACATGGGTAATTTCTATCTGGGACACCTAATAAGGAGCAATGGTTTTTGAATTCAATACATAACCAACGGTCCAAATTTATCCCCCTCCTTACATAACCAACGGTTTTTGAATCCAATACATAACCAAACGAAGGGGATATCTAGAgctgggcaacagacacgagacacgataacacaacacgaaccggacacaaagttagcgggttagggttgaacatttctgacacgaaacacgaaaatgacacgactcgagaacacgaattctaaatgggtcgggttcgagTTGAACACGCTAGACatgaaattgacacgaccaacacggttacaaatctgtgtcacccattttcacgaacatatatacataatatatggtatatctgcaattctatatagagttaggcaacagacacgataacacgacacgaaccggacacgaagttaacgggttaaggttgagcatttctgacacgaaacacgaaaatgacacgactcgagaaacacgaattctaaatgggttgggttagggttgggtgatttgtgacatGAACCCGACTGACACGATATGAACACGACTCGACACGACTTGTTACCCAGGTCTAGGGATATCTACTCTTCATTCTAcattccttttaaattttacACGTTTTCTTGATATGGGACAAAACTAAACATATCCCCTTCCTTTTTGAATTGttacaaaatggaaaaagataTTCTAATTGATTAtccaaataaaagagaaaattaatgTGTGCAATTTTGAAAAGGTAATGTTAAAATGACGCTCCATACAAATTGGCATTTGCAAGTATAGGATCGAAGAGGATTCTAAAAGACTACAAATGTTGTCCACTTATCTTAAATTATGCTCCTAATTAGGAAATGTTTTGAATCGAGCAATGTGTATGTAGTTGTCAAGAACTCCATTTGCGAGTGATTTTTGCCTCCTTAATTTCTGCTCAATATGACAATATCACCAACCCTCTCATATTCTCTTTTCTATAATActcaaacaaacaacaaaattaaaaataaaaacttcaaaTTATATTCTTCATTTAGACATGAACATGAACACCGACATTAATGAGAGAAGAAGGATATGctatgttgagttttttttgcttttgtgttAAAGTGGTTAGAGGGAtgaaaatgaataatttttcgacCATCGATTCgaagccgtgccttcaggcacgggcatgtgCTAGTATCTCTACATTATTACGGGGTTTGCACATATTTTATGTTCCCTttaaaaaacatgtttttattgctaaaaattgtgaaatttaaacaattatTGCACTCTAATTTTCCTTGGGTAGAATAATGTTGGATTATGTAAATGAAATTTTAGTGTAGAAGTATAATTCCACTAGCGATAAATTCGAAACGGTAACCGATAAGACACCGGTACCGGTACGGTAATAAATTCGAAATAGTAACTGATAAGACACTGGTATCGGTACGTACTGTACCGGTACCATGTCCtatacggtattcagaaccttggtaGAGCCctttttgttatttcttcttctgtcccaatttgtttgtctaatcttgaaaattcaacttttttagaGAATACAATAATTACACCTAAAATGATTCAACTTTCCACATTTATCCTTaaccttttcaaaaaagttactttattcCACTAAAGAagggcaaaaaggaaaaatcaattTAATTAGAAGTCAAATGGACAAGAAATCTTACAAGAAAACttaaatttcttcattttgttagGATCGATTTTGTAGGAAAGTGTCTCTGTCAATGAGAGAGTTGAAGCTGTTTGTCCAACAACTTTTTTGATAActaaaaatacacaaaattaTGGAaaagttaaatattttttttcatcatctTCGTGCAACTGAACAAGGCCTACTGAACCATTTTTTAGTCCTGAGAAAATAGACTTTATGTCTGTACAAATCTTTTGTGtcatttactctctctctctctctctctctaaaactatGTTTGGTCATGCAGACAGGGATGTCAAGTGCATTGGATACATTATGTGGGCAGGCTTTCGGGGCTAAGAGCTACCACATGTTGGGAATACACCTGCAACGATCATGCATTGTGCTTCTCTTATGCTGTTGCCTCTTATTGCCTGTCTACATTTTCACAACCCCGGTTCTGAAGCTGTTGGGCCAACCCCACGACGTGGCCGTCCAAAGTGGGCTCGTGGCCGTATGGTCCATACCACAGCACATGAGCTTCGCGTTCGTGTTGCCAGCCTTCAAGTTCTTGCAGGCCCAGCTGAAGCCCGGGGTCTTCGCATGGGTCTCGATGGGGACCCTCGGGGTTCACGTGGCTATTAGTTGGCTGTTTATGTACAagtttcggttcggggtggtgGGGATTGCGGTTGCCTTGGATGTTTCGTGGTGGATTATGGTGGTGGGCATGTTTGGCTACGTTCTCTGCGGCGGTTGTCCGGAGACTTGGACAGGGTTTTCAGTGAATGCCTTTTCCGGATTGTGGGACTTTTTCAAACTCTCTGCGGCTTCTGGTGTCATGATTTGGTATGATGCACTCTCTCCTTCTCTGCACGTTTTTGTTAAGTATTACAACTCTCAggggaaacaagaaaagatGCTTAAAAGGGACTATATGGATGATAAAAAATTCACTTATTAGTTAGAGTTTGCTGTAATCATCAGTACGTCATGCTAAAATCTTGTTAATGAACATTACTTGATATTTTCGATGAGCTCTAAAAGGTGAACATTTTGATCACTAATGCCAGTATGAAAAGCACCCACAAAACCAAAGCATATGATGCCTTGCTTTTGGATAATTTAGCCAAGTCTCTCCCACAAAGGCACTGTATTGTGTCACAATCCAAACCTAGGATTCGGGCTCAAAATTAGGAAAGCTGCAGCCACAAAATGGATTTGGATTAGGTACtttctctttttaaaattcaaaccgtccaaaacacgtttagaCAGTGAGATTGAGAGCGGTCGGAGAGTGGTGAATGTTGAGTGGTGGGGGTAGACTTAATGATTGTATTATTGACTCATGCTATTGATCTGGAAATTATTCTGCAGCTTGGAGAATTGGTATTATAGAATATTAGTCCTGATGACTGGAAATTTAAAGAACTCCACATTAGCTTTGGATGCCCTACTGGTGTGGTAAGTAATCTCATACGTCTTCCTCGATCTATTGGTGAGTATCGATTAACTTAAAATATTTCCATTACTTCAAATTCAGAATTTAATTACTACTTGCGTGACAATATTAATTAAATTCTCCAGCTAGTGTTTTACTcctatttaatttaatttgctCTATGAAAACGTTTTTGGCAGCATGAATGTGAATGCCTGGGAAATGATGATTCCTATTTCTTTCTTCGCAGCAATCGGGTATtaaatctaatctaatctaatctatTTTTACCAAATGCTGATCTTTGATCTCACCCTTTGTCTTTTGTTCCTTCCATTTCGTTGCTAATGCTATTATTATCCCATGGAGCACCatgttttttgataacttaTATTGTTTTTAGACCAGCTTATGCGCATCGACTAAATTCGGGATCCAATATTCCACCGCCCACTCGAGGAAAATCCTATTAAAGCTGGAACAAAGCTCTATATAGATTGACCCATATGAACTGATAGCACTTGAGAGGTTTTGAACCCGAAACCTTAAAACCTTGACCACTTGCTAGGCTAACCCCTTGAGATTAGCATGTAGCACCATGTTAGTGTCTATTATTGTTCAAATTAAAAGCTCACCAATCGAGAAAACTAATAGAATATACAATTGGGGGTATGATTTTACACTTCccattcattttaaaaaaaaaaccctcttttTTCGTGTGATCACTTAACCCCAAAAGTACTATCCCTTTCAGTTGATCTTTCCAGATCTTCTTTCACACAAGGATGTTGATTTTGGCGCTTCACTTTTGTACGTAGGGTCTCCACTTTAACcgtgaaattactagtaacttcatgtaCGAAGTAGATTGCCTACGTACAAAAGTGAAGcgcaaaaataaatttccttcacacaaatgcaaaaatcattttgtGAATCTGCTTATTTTGTTAGAATCATTCTTTAAGAATATGTTTTAGAACATGCATGTGTAATTTTACACTCAATATATAAAGTGGTGAACAGAGTAAGAGTTGCGAACGAGCTAGGAGCAGGAA contains the following coding sequences:
- the LOC131316781 gene encoding protein DETOXIFICATION 27-like; this translates as MEEAMSSEQSAQSELVGGLAISQLVGREDHDRDRGGAEETGLKRRLWVETKKLWHLVGPTILSRICTATFAVVTQAFAGHLGDVELASISIVNTVILGFCFGLVTGMSSALDTLCGQAFGAKSYHMLGIHLQRSCIVLLLCCCLLLPVYIFTTPVLKLLGQPHDVAVQSGLVAVWSIPQHMSFAFVLPAFKFLQAQLKPGVFAWVSMGTLGVHVAISWLFMYKFRFGVVGIAVALDVSWWIMVVGMFGYVLCGGCPETWTGFSVNAFSGLWDFFKLSAASGVMICLENWYYRILVLMTGNLKNSTLALDALLVCMNVNAWEMMIPISFFAAIGVRVANELGAGNGKGAKFATKVSVGQSLSIGILFSLLIILFNHKLAMIFSSSHDVIQAVGKLSYLLALTILFNSVQPVLSGVAVGSGWQSWVAYINIGCYYLIGIPVGLLLGRVFNFGVKGIWGGMIFGTAVQTTILAIITILCDWEKEAQKAVLRVKHLSSPNPDDDQLING